One Triticum dicoccoides isolate Atlit2015 ecotype Zavitan chromosome 4B, WEW_v2.0, whole genome shotgun sequence genomic window carries:
- the LOC119291411 gene encoding non-specific lipid-transfer protein-like protein At5g64080 isoform X1: MAARSMADTARPWLLLLAALATVVAHVDSATVAAPAPAVDCSDALISLAGCLSYVQEGSTVATPEKSCCSGLKDVVKKEVACLCQAFQGGQDYGVTLNMTKALQLPGACKVKTPPFSKCHISIPGVTGGSPAPAPAPSSGAPFFGDSPSPSTPSAESPAEAGTGSGDSTTARAPSPSASASTTFPASASVLLAAATVAAALLM, encoded by the exons ATGGCAGCTAGGTCGATGGCGGACACGGCACGGCCATGGCTGCTGCTTCTTGCAGCACTAGCCACGGTGGTAGCACACGTCGACAGTGCGACCGTGGCCGCGCCAGCGCCGGCCGTGGACTGTAGCGACGCCCTGATCAGCCTGGCGGGGTGCCTGAGCTACGTGCAGGAGGGGAGCACGGTGGCGACGCCCGAGAAGTCGTGTTGCTCGGGCCTCAAGGACGTGGTGAAGAAGGAGGTGGCCTGCCTGTGCCAGGCCTTCCAGGGTGGCCAGGACTACGGCGTCACCCTCAACATGACCAAGGCCCTGCAGCTGCCCGGCGCCTGCAAGGTCAAGACGCCTCCATTCAGCAAGTGCCACA TTTCCATTCCGGGCGTGACCGGAGGGTCTCCAG CACCTGCACCTGCCCCGTCTTCCGGTGCTCCGTTCTTCGGGGACTCGCCGTCACCATCCACGCCGTCGGCGGAATCACCAGCCGAAGCCGGAACCGGAAGTGGCGACTCCACCACCGCTCGAGCTCCATCGCCGTCGGCCTCCGCTTCGACCACCTTCCCCGCTTCAGCAAGTGTCCTCCTAGCCGCAGCGACTGTTGCCGCGGCTCTGCTCATGTGA
- the LOC119291411 gene encoding non-specific lipid-transfer protein-like protein At5g64080 isoform X2, with protein MAARSMADTARPWLLLLAALATVVAHVDSATVAAPAPAVDCSDALISLAGCLSYVQEGSTVATPEKSCCSGLKDVVKKEVACLCQAFQGGQDYGVTLNMTKALQLPGACKVKTPPFSKCHTPAPAPSSGAPFFGDSPSPSTPSAESPAEAGTGSGDSTTARAPSPSASASTTFPASASVLLAAATVAAALLM; from the exons ATGGCAGCTAGGTCGATGGCGGACACGGCACGGCCATGGCTGCTGCTTCTTGCAGCACTAGCCACGGTGGTAGCACACGTCGACAGTGCGACCGTGGCCGCGCCAGCGCCGGCCGTGGACTGTAGCGACGCCCTGATCAGCCTGGCGGGGTGCCTGAGCTACGTGCAGGAGGGGAGCACGGTGGCGACGCCCGAGAAGTCGTGTTGCTCGGGCCTCAAGGACGTGGTGAAGAAGGAGGTGGCCTGCCTGTGCCAGGCCTTCCAGGGTGGCCAGGACTACGGCGTCACCCTCAACATGACCAAGGCCCTGCAGCTGCCCGGCGCCTGCAAGGTCAAGACGCCTCCATTCAGCAAGTGCCACA CACCTGCACCTGCCCCGTCTTCCGGTGCTCCGTTCTTCGGGGACTCGCCGTCACCATCCACGCCGTCGGCGGAATCACCAGCCGAAGCCGGAACCGGAAGTGGCGACTCCACCACCGCTCGAGCTCCATCGCCGTCGGCCTCCGCTTCGACCACCTTCCCCGCTTCAGCAAGTGTCCTCCTAGCCGCAGCGACTGTTGCCGCGGCTCTGCTCATGTGA